DNA from Dietzia lutea:
GGTCCTGCGCATCGAGAGCATCCGCGATCGGCGGCGGCGACCTCTCGTCGTCGTCGTCACCGACGGCCGCGCCACCCACGGCCCGCACGCCCTCGCCCGGTCCCGCGCCGCGGCGGCCGGGCTGGCCTCCCTCGGCGTGGCGTCCGTGGTGGTGGACTGCGAGACCGGCCGGTTCCGCATGGGCCTGGCGGCCGAACTCGCCGCGCACCTCGGCGCCGAGCACGTCCCGCTGGGCGAGGTCACCGCCGACAGCCTCACCCGCACGGTCGATGTCCACACCGACCGCGCGCGCACCGCGTCGCGCTCGGAGGGCGCCGTCGCCCCCGCGCCACGCCCCGACCGGGCCGCCGCACCGACCCCCACGACGCGAAACGAGGTCGCCTGATGCCCCAGGGACAGCCCACCACCGTCCCCGACGACGGCCTGAGCACCCGCCAGCGCCGCAACCGGCCGCTCGTCATGGTCCACACCGGGCCCGGCAAGGGGAAGTCCACCGCCGCGTTCGGCCTGGCCATGCGGGCGTGGAACCAGGGCTGGGACATCGGCGTGTTCCAGTTCGTGAAATCCGCCAAGTGGCGCATCGGCGAGCAGACCGTCATGGAACGCCTCGCCCGTCTCCACGACGAGACCGGTGAGGGCGGGCCGGTGGAGTGGCACAAGATGGGCTCGGGGTGGTCGTGGTCGCGCAAGGGCGGCACCGAGGACGACCACGCCGCCGACGCCGCCGAGGGCTGGGCCGAGATCAAGCGCCGCCTCGCCGCCGAGCGGCACGACCTCTACCTGCTCGACGAGTTCACCTATCCCATGAAGTGGGGCTGGGTGGACGTCGACGACGTGGTGGAGACGCTGGCCGGGCGGCCCGGGCGGCAGCACGTGGTGATCACCGGCCGCGACGCCGACCCGCGGCTGCTCGAGGTGGCCGACCTCGTCACCGAGATGACCAAGGTCAAACACCCCATGGACGCCGGGCAGAAGGGGCAGCGGGGGATCGAGTGGTGAGCTCCGCGGCGGCCGGGGTCGGCTGGACCGCGGCGGGCTCGTCGGCGGCTGGCTCGTCCGAGGCGACCGGCGTCCGCACCGAGTTGCCGCGCCTGGTGGTGGCCGCGCCGGCGTCGGGGCACGGCAAGACCACCGTCGCCACCGGCCTCATGGCCGCGCTGCGCCGCACCGGTCTCGCGGTCTCCGGCCACAAGGTCGGCCCCGACTACATCGACCCCGGCTACCACGCCCTCGCCACCGGCCGGCCCGGCCGCAACCTCGACCCGCACCTGGTGGGCGAGGAGCTCGTGGTCCCGCTGCTGCTGCACGGGGCGGGGCCCGCCGACATCGCGGTGATCGAGGGCGTCATGGGCCTGTACGACGGCCACATCGGCCGCGACGGATTCGCCTCCACCGCCCACGTCGCCCGCCTCACCGACTCCCCCGTCGTGCTGGTCGTCGACATCTCGCACACCTCGCGCACCATCGCCGCCACGGTGCTCGGCATGGCCACGTACGACCCGGCCGTGCGGATCGCCGGAGTCGTGCTCAACAAGGCCGGGTCCGTGCGCCACTCCGACGAGGTCCGCCGCGCCCTCGCCCCGCTCGGCATCCCGGTGCTGGGCGTCCTCCAACGCGACGACGACGTCACCGCCCCCTCCCGCCACCTCGGCCTGGTCCCCGCCGCTGAACGCCCCGAGGCCGCGCGCTCTCTCGACCACCTGGCCGGGAAGGTCGCCGCGTCGATCGACCTCGCGGCCGTCGTGCGCATCGCGCGGTCCGCACCTGCGCTGCCGGGTCCGGCGTGGTCGGCGCGGGAGGCGGTGGTGGGGGGCGGGCGCGGATCCGGCGACGACGACGAGGGCCGCCCGCTCATCGCCGTGGCCGGCGGCCGGGCCTTCACGTTCCGCTACGCCGAGACGGTCGAACTGCTTGAGGCCGCCGGCTGCTCGGTCGCGCCATTCGACCCGCTCGCCGACGAGGCCCTGCCCGAGGGGACCGCGGGGATCTACCTCGGTGGCGGTTTCCCCGAGGTGCACGCGGCCGACCTCGCCGCGAACGAGCCCATGCTGCGAGAGCTCCGCGCGGCGACGACCGCGGGCGTACCAACCGTGGCCGAGTGCGCGGGCCTGCTGTATCTCTGCCGAAGCCTCGACGGCGCGCCGATGGTGGGAGCGATCGACGCCGACGCCGCCATGGCCCCGCGGCTCACGCTGGCCTACCGGCGCTCGACGGCCGTCGCCGACAGCGTCCTCGCCACCGCCGGCACCGAGGTCACCGGGCACGAGTTCCACCGAACGGCGGTGACACCGCCGGCGGGTGCGGATGGCGCGGACTACGCGGCTGGGTCTGGCACGGCTCCCGCGTGGACGAGCAGCGCCGGGCCGGAGGGATTCGTCACCGGCTCGGTCCACGCCTCGTACCTCCACACGCACTGGGCGGGGCATCCTGCGCTGGCGGTCCGGTTCGCGGAGCGGGTCAGGCGGCATGCACGGGGCGGCCGCCCACCGGTACCGGGCGCAGATGGCTCCTTCGACTATCGAGAGAACCTAGCTACGCATCACGCGTCCATCTGCGGCGTATGGGTGAATGGATCCGTGGGGTAAATGTCAGCATCGAACCCATTCCTCACTTCGAGGTCCGGCCTTTCGTCCTGCAATCTGCGCATCAAGGCAACTCCTCGGGAATGCCACTCGGAGCTATCAAACCCCTCTGTCCAGACGGGGATCAGCATCCCTCCCACTCTGTTGCGGCCGAGGAAGTTCGCATGCCAGTCCCCCACCCAGAGCTTGAAGTCTCCGAACAGGTCGTCCGAGAGACCAAGACTTTTGGTATCCACGAGACCAGCGAATCCTTGGAAGGGGTTGTCCCCCGTTGTGTCCCCCAGATGAAATCCGGAACACCTCGGTGTGGACTGACATAAACGACGCGCTTCATCCAGTACATCACTCCCTCTCAAATATCGTCCGATGCGAATGTGCAGTGCAGGTACGGGAACCCTAGTGTCCTCGCCTGACCATTGGCCGCACTTCTGCTTGCAGGCTGTGAGACGGCGCCACCGAGCGTAGCGTCAGCGCGTATCGGGCAGAGTGCATCGCCATCGGCACGAACGGAGACACAATGGCCACCCGCGACGTCGTCACCGCCTACTACGAGGCCTACAACAGCGAGGACCCGCACCAGCTGGCTGCCGTGCTGCACGAGGACGTGGTCCTACATTCCGCCGCCGGCACGCAGCACGGGCTGTCCGCCTACCTCGACACCTACCGCGCCATGACCAGCACGTTCGTCGACCGCATGACGCCCGAGGAGATCGAGGTCGACGGCGACACGGCCACCGCCACCATCGTGAACACGCTCACCGCACGCGCCGACGTGAAGGACTTCATGGGGATGTCGCTCGACGAGGGGCAGGCCATGACGCTGAACCTGAGGGGCCGGTACACCGTGGACGGCGACCGGATCCGGGAGATCAACCTCGAGCTGCTCTAGCCGCGGGCGGCCGGGCGGTCGACTTTGGTGTAGCTACTGCGATGAATCGGCCAGATTCTCGCAGTAGCTACACCACAGTTCGTCTAGGAAGGTGAAGGAAAGGCGCGGGCCCAGTCGGCTGCGGCTGCGGCGTCGCCGACCATCTGCACTCCGGGCGCGGCGCCGGGCCGGCGCACCACCACGACCGGCGCGCCGAGCTCGTCGGCCACGGCCATCTTCGACCACGTGTGCTCGCCACCCGAATCCTTGGTGACCAGCACGTCGACGCCGTGGTCGGCGAAGAGTTCGCGCTCGCCGTCGACCGAGTACGGGCCGCGGCTCAGCAACAGCCGCCACGGCTCGGGCAGCGCCACCTCGGGCGGGTCCACCACCCTGACCAGCACCTGATGCTCAGCAAGGGGGCCGATGAACCTGTCCAGCGACTGCCGCCCGATCGTGAGGAACGGCCGTCGGCCCAGGCGGGACGTGGTCGCCGCGGCCTCGTCGTGGTCGTCCACCCAGTGCCAGCGGTCCGCCCCCGGGGCCTCGGCCCAGCCCGGGCGCTCGAGGCGCAGTAGCGGGACCCGCGCGGCCGCACACGCGGCGGCGGCGTTGGCCGAGATGCCCGCGGCGAACGGGTGGGTGGCGTCGACGACCGCGGTCACGCCGGCCTCGCGCAGAAAGCGCTGCAGTCCGTCGACGCCGCCGAACCCGCCGATCCGCACCTCGCCCACCGGCAGCCTCGGCCGAGCCACCCGCCCCGCGAGCGATGACATCGCCGGCACCCCGCGCTCGATCAGAAGGACGGCGAGCTCGCGGGCCTCGGCCGTGCCGCCCAGGATGAGGATCACCGGCCCGGCCCCATGCGCGGCCCCGCGTGCGGTTCAGCGCCCGACCCGGGGGCGGGCACGGCGCCCGACCCGGCACCCGGCGGCAGAAGGGGCATCTCGGGCGCGCCGTCGCGGGACAACTCGAGCAGCGCGTCCAGGTCGAGGTGCTCCTCGGCGAGGTCGCCCAGCAGGTCGAGGCGGCGCTCCCGCGCGGCGGCGAAGCTCACGTCCGAGGGCTCACGGGTCCGCCCCGACCCTGCCGCGACCTCGGCCAGGAACGCGCCCCGGAAACCGTCCGACTCGAGACTCCCGTGCCACATGGTGCCGAACACCCGCCCCCGCCGGGCCCCGCCGGGGAACACCTCGTCGTCGTCGCCCGGATCTCCCCCACCGCCGACGCTCACCCGGCCGTGATGAATCTCGTACCCGCTCACCGGCTGCCCCAGCGCGGTCCCGGTCGGCAGCCGCAGCACCTTCTCCGCGCCGAACCGCGTGGTCACGTCGAGCAGGCCGAGGCCGGTCGTGCGCGCGCCGGGCTCGCCCTCGATGCCGTCGGGGTCGCTGATCTCGCCGCCGAGCATCTGGAAGCCACCGCAGATCCCCAGCACCGCGCCACCGCGCTCGACATGTGTAGTGACCGCGCGGTCGAGGCCCCGCGCGCGGAGCCACGCGAGGTCGTCGAGGGTCGCCCTGGTCCCGGGGACGACGACGAGGTCCGCACCCGCGAGGTCGCGGGGCTCCGTGACATAGGCGACCTCGACGTCCGCTTCCAGGCCGAGGGCGTCGACGTCGGTGAAGTTGCTGATGCGCGGCAGACGGACCACGGCCACGCGGAGGGTAGCGGTCGCGTCGGCGGCGCGGGGGCTGACCGCGAGGGCGTCCTCGGAGTCCAGCCACAGGTCGGAGTGCCAGGGCAGCACCCCGTGGACCGGGCGGCCGGTGAGCGCGGTGAGCTGGTCCAGTCCGGGGGCCAGGAGTGTGGGGTCGCCGCGGAACTTGTTGACGACGAAGCCCGCGACCAGCCGCTGATCGGCCGGCTCGAGCAACGCGACCGTGCCGAACAGCGCCGCGAACACCCCGCCGCGGTCGATGTCGCCCACCACCACTACAGGCATGTCGGCGTGGCGGGCCAGCCCCATGTTGACGTAGTCGCTCGAGCGGAGATTGATCTCGGCCGGGCTGCCGGCGCCCTCGCAGATCACCAGGTCGTACCTGGGGGCGAGGTCGTCGTACGCCGCGAACGCCGCCTCGGCCAGGTGGGCACGCCCGTCGACGAAGTCCCGCGACGACACCGTGTCGGCCGGCTGCCCCATCACCACGACGTGACTGCGCCGGTCACCGCCGGGCTTGAGCAACACCGGGTTCATGGCGGGCTCGGGCTCGGCGCGCGCGGCGAGGGCCTGGATCCACTGGGCGCGGCCGATCTCGGCGGTGGCCCGGCCTCGCTGCGCCGGTTGTCCAGACTGGCCCGGCTGATTCGGCTGCCCCGGCCCCGGTCGCGCGGAGACGACCATCGAGTTGTTGGACATGTTCTGCGCCTTGAACGGCGCCACGCGCAGGCCGCGGCGGGCGAACGCCCGGCACAGGGCGGTGGTGATGATGCTCTTGCCGGCGTCGGACGTCGTTCCGGCGACGAGCAGGGACGCGGCGCTGGCGGCGGCGGCAGTCATGCGGTGGGGCTCCTCGGCCTGGCACGCGCTCACCACGGTCGTGGCAGCGTGTCGGCAGGTATCGGACTCGAAGCCGAGGAGATCCCCTCCGCGAGCGGGATCGGCTTCACACCGTTGCGGGACAGTCCCGGACTCTCACCGGGTTCCCTGAACCGACTGCCACGATGCTAGCCGAGGCGGGGCCGGGCCCCGGGCTCAGGAGCCGAGGGCTGCGGGAAGGTAGCTGGAGCCCCCGACGAAGGGCATGGCGAGGAAGCTCAGAGGCACCGCGGACTGCTCGAACGGGATTCCGATCGCTTCGAGGGAACCGGCGAAGGCGCCGAACACCGCGTTGATGGCGTCGTACATGGGGCCGCTGATGGGACCGTCCGGGCGAAAGATCATGCGGGAACTCCTCGGTGCGAGGTCGGCGACGGATCGCGCCGACCGCGTTAGCAGGTGTCACCGTGAACATCGGGGGGTATCCACCCGGCGTTACCGGCCACCGCCCGTGCGCGCCCGGACCGGCAGAGCCGGCCCGGGCGCGGTCACGACATCCCACGACGACGCACGAGTCACATCAGGTAGCACGCCTCCGTGTACTCGAAGTCGGCCGCCGTGGGTCCCACGTACCACTCTTCTTCCAGCACCAGACCCGTCGGGCTGTCCGCCTCGACCCGGCTGACGATGTTCTCCCGGGACGCGTTCTCGTTGAGTTCGCCCGAGTAGTCCCCGGCGCCCTCCGGGAACATCCCGCGGGTGTCCACTCCGGACAGCGAGTCGACCGACTCGAAGAGCCCGCTACGGCTGAGCTGGTCGTTCTCCGCCGCCTGCTCCAGCAGCCCGTGGATGACCGACGAGGCCCCCCAGCCCAGCACGAACCAGTCGTTGGGCTCCGCCCCGATGGTCTCGGCGACCTGCCGCATCTGCTCGTGGCCCTCGGAATCGTGACCCCACGGCGCCACCGCACCCACGTGCAGGTAGCGGGCCTCGAGCGCCGGCGCGGCCTGACTGCCCATCAACCCGGCGCTCCACGTGGGCGTGGAGCCGATGAACCGGCCCTCGAACCCCTGCGCGACCGTGGCACCCACGACAGCGCCGGTCTCGATCGCGCTGGTCGACAGAAGCACGACATCCGGTCGGTCGGCCAGTATCCGCTGGATCACCGCCGTCTGCTCGTCGGTCCCGCCGGGCGCCGTGGTGTACCGGAAGAACTCGACGCCGCGCTCCTCGGCCGCGATCTGTGCGCCGTTGGCGGCGTCGTCGCCGTAGTCACCGGGGAAGTGCACGACGCCGATGCTCTGCGCGTCGAACTCGTCGACCGCGTAGTCGACCATGTTCATCGCCTCGGCGCAGTAGCTGGTGCCGAACTCCATCACCCCCTCCTCGAACAGCCAGTTGGAGCCCAGCGACGCCGGGACGGTCACGATGTTCTGCTGTCGGGTGTCGTCGAGGATGCCGTTGGTGTGGGCAGTGCCCATCGAATGGGCCAGCATGAGGATCTGATCCCGGATCTCCCGGTACTCCTGGGAGTGGGTGGTCTCGTTGTAGGTGTTGTCGCGCACATGGGTCACCATGTCGACCTCGTAGTCACCGACGCCGCCGTTCTCGTTGACGTAGCGCCAGTACGCCTGGGAGCCCTCGATCATCGGGGCGCCGATGGGTGAGAACGGTCCCGTCAGGTCGGTGATCGCGCCCAGATAGATGCAGCCCTTCTCCTGATCGACCGCCTCCGGACACGGTTCCTCCGTGACCCCGGCGACCTCGGTGTCGGCGGCGTCGTCTCGGCCGCACCCGGCCAGGACCAGGGCGACCGCGGACAGGCCGGCGACCCCGCTGCGTAGCATCTTGGACTTCATTGCTCTCTCCTCGGTGACTCGGCGACTCGGTGACTCGGTGGCTCAGTAGGTGAACGGGAAGCTCTTCCAATACATGCGCATCCGCAGCCACACCCCGAACAGGCCCCGGGGCTCGAACAGCAGGAACGCAACGATCAGACCGCCGTACAGGATCGCCTCGACCTCGAAGATGTTCGGGCTCGTGTTGGGTGCCGTCGAGATGAACGGGAACAGGTGCGCGATCTCGGCCGAGATGCGGGGCAGGGAGGCGATCAGCAGGGCACCCATGATCGTTCCGGAGATGGTCGCGGCCCCACCGATGAACACGATGGCGACGAACTGGATCGACATGATCAGCCCGAACTGCTCCGGCCCGAAGTGTCGGTTCGCGACGAACAGCAACGACCCGCACACGCCCGCGTAGAACGACGAGACAGTGAACGCGATGAGCTTGTAGCGCGCCAGGTCGACGCCCATGACCCCCGCGGCGATGTCGCGGTCGCGGATCGCACCGAAGGCGCGCCCGATCCGTGACCGGGCGATGTTCCGGGCCGCGAGCGCCCCGATCAGCAGCAGGGCGAGGAAGAACCAGTACAGCTTCTGGTCCGAGGTGAACGCGCTGTCCAGGGTGAGGTCGTCGCCGAACAGGACGGGGCGGGGCGCCTCGCGGCCCACCCCCGGCCCTCCGGTGACACTCGCCCATTCGGTGAAGACGTAGGTGCCGAGGAAGACCAGGCCGAGCGTGACGACGGCGAGGTAGAGGCCTCTCAACCTCGTCGCCAACGGGGCGACGATCACCCCGCAGAGCGCTGCCATCGCGCCGGCGGCCAGGATCCACACGGGGATGACGGTGATTCCCAGCCCGAAGGCGCGCCCCTCGGGATCGCCGGCCACCACCGAGGCGGTGTACGCGCCGACCCCCACGAAGAAGGCGTGGCCGAGGGAGACCTGACCGGCGTATCCGGTGATGAGATTGAGCCCGATACCGCCGATGGCCAGGACCAGCCCGAGGCCGAGGATCCGCAAGACGTCGTCGCTCACGTTGAACGGCAACAGGACCGCGATCGCGATGAGCACCGCGGCGCCGACCGCCTTGGCGCGAGTGTTGAACAGCGCCTGCTCCTGCCGGTAGCTGGAGTACAGCTCCGGGCGGCCCCGCGGCCGACCGAAGAACCCGCCCCGACGACCGGTCCCCCTGTCCGGTGTCGGCGTATCCGACGGTTCCGAGGCTGAGACGAGATGGCTCATACCCGTTCCACCTCCTTGGTCCCGAACAGTCCGTGCGGCCGGACCAGCAGGACGGCCAGCATGATCACCCAGGGCATCAGCGGCCCGAGGTTCGTGGTGAGCTCCGGGAGTACGCCGCTGCCGTCGAACCACTGGTTGTGATAGGTCGACACGACCGCCTGGGCGACGCCGATCGTCAGCCCGCCGATGATCGCGCCGCCGAGGGAGTCGAATCCGCCGATGACGATGGCGGGCAACGCGATGAGCGCCACCAACCACAGGGTGTTGCCGATGGGACCGCCGGTCGCGGCGAAGACGCCCGCGACCGCTGCCAGTGCGCCCGCCATCGCCCACGACAGGGCGAAGATCGCGCTCGCGCTGACCCCCTGGGCCATCGCCGCCTCCTGATCGGACGCGACCGCCCGCATCGCCAGACCGACCGCCGAGTAGCGGAAGAACAGCAGGAGGGCGACGACGATGACGGTCGCCGTGACGAACGCGGCCACGTGCCGTTGCTGGACCACGACCCCCGAGATCACCCAGACGTCGGTGCCCCACGGATCGCCGACCGACCGCGGCTGGGTGCCCAGGAACATGCCCGCGACCGTGCGGATGACGATGTCCAGTCCCACCGTGATGATCGCGATGGTGAACACCGCCTTGCCGATCATCGGGCGGATCGCCACCCTTTCGACGAGTAAGGCGACGGCGCCGATGGCCATCACGCCCAGGACCGCGCCCACGTAGAACCCCATCAGCGGGGCGAGGAAGCTGACGATGATCGCGCCGGACATGAGGAACGCGGGCTGCGCGAAACTGATGACGCCGGTCGCCTTGAAGATCATGACGAAACCGATCGCGACCAGCGCGTAGATGGCCCCTGACCCCAGGCCGATGCTCAACGCGGACAGGAACTGGGTCATGTCGCCCTCGCATACAGGTCATCGACGAGGGGGGCGAACGCCTCGGTGACGGCCGCGCGCTTGACCTTCTGGGTGGCGGTGAGCTCGCCCTCGTCGTGGTCGAGTTCCTTGGGCAGCAGCGCGAACGCCTTGATCTGCTCCACGGCGTTGAACCTGGAGTTGGTGGCGTCGACCACCCCCTGCACCAACGCGCGGACCTCCGGCTTCTCCGTGAGGTCCCGGTACGTCGTGTAGGCGATCCGCCTGCGGGTGGCCCAGTCACCGACGGTCTCGAGCTCGATCCCGATGAGCGCGGTGAGGTACCTGCGTCCGTCGCCGATCACGATGGCCTCCTTGATATAGGGCGACACCTTGAGCGCGTTCTCGATCTCGGACGGCGAGACGTTCTTACCGCCGGCGGTGATGATGATGTCCTTCATCCGGTCGGTGATCTTGAGATAGGTGCCGTCGACCCATTCGCCCACGTCCCCGGTGTGCAGCCAGCCGTCGGCGTCGATGGTCTCGGCCGTCTTCTCCGGGTTCCGCCAGTACCCGGCGAACACCGCCGGGCTCCGGACGAGGATCTCCCCCGTGTTCTCGTCGATCCTCACCTCGGTGCCGTCGTGTGGCTCGCCCACGGTGCCGAGCCGGACCCGTCCCGGCTTGTTGGTGGTGGCGATGGCCGAGTTCTCGGTCATCCCGTAGATCTCGTGCATCGGGACGCCGATCCCCATGAAGAACTTGAGGACCTCCGGGGCGATCGGAGCCGCCCCGGACACCGCGTAGCGCGTGAACCGCAGGCCCGTGCGCACCCGCAGGGCCCGGTACATGCACAGCCAGCCCAGCACGTACCACGCCCGGCTGGAAGGCGTGTGCCGACCGCCGTTCGAGACCAGGACGTCCCCGATCCACTCGGCACGCGCCAGCCAGAACGCCGACCACCTCCGCTTGAGCCACGTGGCGTCCTCGAGGCGGATCTGCGCCGAGGCCAGGAGCTTCTCCCAGATGCGGGGCACGCCCATGACCAGCGTCGGCTGCACCTCCTGCAGGTTCTGGGGCACCGTGTCGATGGACTCGGCGAAGGTCACCTGGAGCCGGCTCGCGCAGCTCATCCACGTCGTGAAGAACCGCTCGGCGACGTGGGACAGCGGGAGGTAGGTGAGGACGTAGTCGGACGGCCCCGGAGGCGGGTCGGACGTCCCGCCGCGGGTCATGACGGTGTCGATCGCGAACTCCACGTTCGCGGTGGTCAGCATCGCGCCCTTGGGCGGGCCGGTCGACCCCGAGG
Protein-coding regions in this window:
- the cobO gene encoding cob(I)yrinic acid a,c-diamide adenosyltransferase, whose amino-acid sequence is MPQGQPTTVPDDGLSTRQRRNRPLVMVHTGPGKGKSTAAFGLAMRAWNQGWDIGVFQFVKSAKWRIGEQTVMERLARLHDETGEGGPVEWHKMGSGWSWSRKGGTEDDHAADAAEGWAEIKRRLAAERHDLYLLDEFTYPMKWGWVDVDDVVETLAGRPGRQHVVITGRDADPRLLEVADLVTEMTKVKHPMDAGQKGQRGIEW
- a CDS encoding cobyrinate a,c-diamide synthase, encoding MSSAAAGVGWTAAGSSAAGSSEATGVRTELPRLVVAAPASGHGKTTVATGLMAALRRTGLAVSGHKVGPDYIDPGYHALATGRPGRNLDPHLVGEELVVPLLLHGAGPADIAVIEGVMGLYDGHIGRDGFASTAHVARLTDSPVVLVVDISHTSRTIAATVLGMATYDPAVRIAGVVLNKAGSVRHSDEVRRALAPLGIPVLGVLQRDDDVTAPSRHLGLVPAAERPEAARSLDHLAGKVAASIDLAAVVRIARSAPALPGPAWSAREAVVGGGRGSGDDDEGRPLIAVAGGRAFTFRYAETVELLEAAGCSVAPFDPLADEALPEGTAGIYLGGGFPEVHAADLAANEPMLRELRAATTAGVPTVAECAGLLYLCRSLDGAPMVGAIDADAAMAPRLTLAYRRSTAVADSVLATAGTEVTGHEFHRTAVTPPAGADGADYAAGSGTAPAWTSSAGPEGFVTGSVHASYLHTHWAGHPALAVRFAERVRRHARGGRPPVPGADGSFDYRENLATHHASICGVWVNGSVG
- a CDS encoding nuclear transport factor 2 family protein, encoding MATRDVVTAYYEAYNSEDPHQLAAVLHEDVVLHSAAGTQHGLSAYLDTYRAMTSTFVDRMTPEEIEVDGDTATATIVNTLTARADVKDFMGMSLDEGQAMTLNLRGRYTVDGDRIREINLELL
- a CDS encoding cobalt-precorrin-6A reductase, with product MILILGGTAEARELAVLLIERGVPAMSSLAGRVARPRLPVGEVRIGGFGGVDGLQRFLREAGVTAVVDATHPFAAGISANAAAACAAARVPLLRLERPGWAEAPGADRWHWVDDHDEAAATTSRLGRRPFLTIGRQSLDRFIGPLAEHQVLVRVVDPPEVALPEPWRLLLSRGPYSVDGERELFADHGVDVLVTKDSGGEHTWSKMAVADELGAPVVVVRRPGAAPGVQMVGDAAAAADWARAFPSPS
- a CDS encoding ABC transporter substrate-binding protein; translated protein: MKSKMLRSGVAGLSAVALVLAGCGRDDAADTEVAGVTEEPCPEAVDQEKGCIYLGAITDLTGPFSPIGAPMIEGSQAYWRYVNENGGVGDYEVDMVTHVRDNTYNETTHSQEYREIRDQILMLAHSMGTAHTNGILDDTRQQNIVTVPASLGSNWLFEEGVMEFGTSYCAEAMNMVDYAVDEFDAQSIGVVHFPGDYGDDAANGAQIAAEERGVEFFRYTTAPGGTDEQTAVIQRILADRPDVVLLSTSAIETGAVVGATVAQGFEGRFIGSTPTWSAGLMGSQAAPALEARYLHVGAVAPWGHDSEGHEQMRQVAETIGAEPNDWFVLGWGASSVIHGLLEQAAENDQLSRSGLFESVDSLSGVDTRGMFPEGAGDYSGELNENASRENIVSRVEADSPTGLVLEEEWYVGPTAADFEYTEACYLM
- a CDS encoding branched-chain amino acid ABC transporter permease, with the translated sequence MSHLVSASEPSDTPTPDRGTGRRGGFFGRPRGRPELYSSYRQEQALFNTRAKAVGAAVLIAIAVLLPFNVSDDVLRILGLGLVLAIGGIGLNLITGYAGQVSLGHAFFVGVGAYTASVVAGDPEGRAFGLGITVIPVWILAAGAMAALCGVIVAPLATRLRGLYLAVVTLGLVFLGTYVFTEWASVTGGPGVGREAPRPVLFGDDLTLDSAFTSDQKLYWFFLALLLIGALAARNIARSRIGRAFGAIRDRDIAAGVMGVDLARYKLIAFTVSSFYAGVCGSLLFVANRHFGPEQFGLIMSIQFVAIVFIGGAATISGTIMGALLIASLPRISAEIAHLFPFISTAPNTSPNIFEVEAILYGGLIVAFLLFEPRGLFGVWLRMRMYWKSFPFTY
- a CDS encoding branched-chain amino acid ABC transporter permease, with protein sequence MTQFLSALSIGLGSGAIYALVAIGFVMIFKATGVISFAQPAFLMSGAIIVSFLAPLMGFYVGAVLGVMAIGAVALLVERVAIRPMIGKAVFTIAIITVGLDIVIRTVAGMFLGTQPRSVGDPWGTDVWVISGVVVQQRHVAAFVTATVIVVALLLFFRYSAVGLAMRAVASDQEAAMAQGVSASAIFALSWAMAGALAAVAGVFAATGGPIGNTLWLVALIALPAIVIGGFDSLGGAIIGGLTIGVAQAVVSTYHNQWFDGSGVLPELTTNLGPLMPWVIMLAVLLVRPHGLFGTKEVERV
- a CDS encoding AMP-dependent synthetase/ligase, which produces MSTTTLATRVRDNAAAHPHDVALRRKSRGVWEPTTWARYWDLIQDVAHAMIALGIETRDRVAIHSENRPEWLICDIAAVAVRGVSVGIYPTNPSAEVGYLLENSQVTLLVAEDQEQVDKALAVSDQCPDLAHIVYLEPRGIRGHYRDERLIFWDDFLALGREHRRTDEGAVARRMEQARPEDLITLVYTSGSTGPPKGAMLTTANVEFAIDTVMTRGGTSDPPPGPSDYVLTYLPLSHVAERFFTTWMSCASRLQVTFAESIDTVPQNLQEVQPTLVMGVPRIWEKLLASAQIRLEDATWLKRRWSAFWLARAEWIGDVLVSNGGRHTPSSRAWYVLGWLCMYRALRVRTGLRFTRYAVSGAAPIAPEVLKFFMGIGVPMHEIYGMTENSAIATTNKPGRVRLGTVGEPHDGTEVRIDENTGEILVRSPAVFAGYWRNPEKTAETIDADGWLHTGDVGEWVDGTYLKITDRMKDIIITAGGKNVSPSEIENALKVSPYIKEAIVIGDGRRYLTALIGIELETVGDWATRRRIAYTTYRDLTEKPEVRALVQGVVDATNSRFNAVEQIKAFALLPKELDHDEGELTATQKVKRAAVTEAFAPLVDDLYARAT